The Punica granatum isolate Tunisia-2019 chromosome 4, ASM765513v2, whole genome shotgun sequence genome has a window encoding:
- the LOC116202502 gene encoding NADPH-dependent aldo-keto reductase, chloroplastic isoform X2 → MRGDRVQLSCGVTIPILGFGTYSYPHDQEETEAAVRSALKMGYRHFDTAKIYGSEAAVGKALTTAMEEEGDTIVREDVFLTSKLWSSDHHDPVSALKKSLQTLGMEYVDMYLVHWPVKFKPWAIGAIPKEDEFEPKLEMEETWAGMERCLDMGLCRCIGVSNFSSKKILDLLDFASAYPAANQVEMHPMWRQRKLREVCAENEIHVSAYSPLGAPGNLWGSTAVVDDPIIQSIAFKHRASPAQVALQWGISKGVSVIAKSFNKNRMRENMGALDLELDCRDLLEIDKLEERKMMRGEFLVNETSSPYRTIQDLWDGEI, encoded by the exons ATGAGGGGTGACCGGGTACAACTTAGTTGCGGCGTAACCATTCCCATTCTCGGTTTTGGCACTTACTCCTACCCGCATGACCAGGAGGAAACGGAAGCGGCTGTCCGTTCAGCCCTCAAG ATGGGCTACCGGCACTTCGACACCGCCAAGATATACGGCTCTGAGGCGGCGGTCGGGAAAGCTCTGACGACGGCGATGGAGGAGGAGGGCGATACGATCGTGAGAGAAGACGTCTTTCTCACTTCTAAGCTCTGGAGCAGTGACCACCACGATCCCGTCTCCGCCCTCAAAAAATCTCTACA GACCTTGGGCATGGAGTATGTGGACATGTACCTGGTGCACTGGCCTGTCAAGTTTAAGCCATGGGCGATAGGAGCCATTCCAAAGGAAGATGAATTTGAACCGAAACTGGAAATGGAGGAGACGTGGGCCGGGATGGAGAGGTGCTTGGATATGGGGCTGTGTAGGTGCATTGGTGTTAGCAATTTCTCCAGcaagaagattttggatctcTTGGATTTCGCTTCTGCCTATCCCGCGGCAAATCAG GTGGAAATGCATCCTATGTGGAGGCAAAGGAAGCTGAGAGAAGTTTGTGCTGAGAATGAGATTCATGTTAGTGCCTACTCGCCGCTTGGGGCACCGGGCAATTTATGGGGATCTACTGCTGTCGTTGACGATCCCATCATCCAGTCCATTGCCTTCAAACACAGGGCTTCTCCAGCTCAg GTTGCTTTGCAATGGGGAATATCGAAAGGCGTAAGCGTGATTGCGAAGAGTTTCAACAAGAACAGGATGAGGGAGAACATGGGTGCTCTTGATCTGGAGCTGGACTGTCGAGATCTCCTCGAGATCGATAAACTAGAggagaggaagatgatgaGAGGAGAGTTCCTTGTGAATGAAACAAGCAGCCCCTACCGGACAATTCAAGATTTATGGGATGGTGAAATATGA
- the LOC116202502 gene encoding NADPH-dependent aldo-keto reductase, chloroplastic isoform X1, with protein MQYGAICEGAGIRSTTFLPTPPSPKTKNPRHFLSLSLCHCVIAEIAWGKFRYDFEVQYEFGRNDGIGAVMHLQMGYRHFDTAKIYGSEAAVGKALTTAMEEEGDTIVREDVFLTSKLWSSDHHDPVSALKKSLQTLGMEYVDMYLVHWPVKFKPWAIGAIPKEDEFEPKLEMEETWAGMERCLDMGLCRCIGVSNFSSKKILDLLDFASAYPAANQVEMHPMWRQRKLREVCAENEIHVSAYSPLGAPGNLWGSTAVVDDPIIQSIAFKHRASPAQVALQWGISKGVSVIAKSFNKNRMRENMGALDLELDCRDLLEIDKLEERKMMRGEFLVNETSSPYRTIQDLWDGEI; from the exons ATGCAATACGGAGCCATCTGCGAGGGCGCGGGCATTCGATCGACAACCTTCCTCCCAACCCCCCCCTCCCCCAAAACCAAAAACCCCCgccattttctctctctctctctctgtcacTGTGTGATCGCCGAGATCGCGTGGGGAAAATTCCGCTATGATTTCGAAGTTCAGTATGAATTCGgacgtaacgatgggattggTGCTGTCATGCATCTGCAGATGGGCTACCGGCACTTCGACACCGCCAAGATATACGGCTCTGAGGCGGCGGTCGGGAAAGCTCTGACGACGGCGATGGAGGAGGAGGGCGATACGATCGTGAGAGAAGACGTCTTTCTCACTTCTAAGCTCTGGAGCAGTGACCACCACGATCCCGTCTCCGCCCTCAAAAAATCTCTACA GACCTTGGGCATGGAGTATGTGGACATGTACCTGGTGCACTGGCCTGTCAAGTTTAAGCCATGGGCGATAGGAGCCATTCCAAAGGAAGATGAATTTGAACCGAAACTGGAAATGGAGGAGACGTGGGCCGGGATGGAGAGGTGCTTGGATATGGGGCTGTGTAGGTGCATTGGTGTTAGCAATTTCTCCAGcaagaagattttggatctcTTGGATTTCGCTTCTGCCTATCCCGCGGCAAATCAG GTGGAAATGCATCCTATGTGGAGGCAAAGGAAGCTGAGAGAAGTTTGTGCTGAGAATGAGATTCATGTTAGTGCCTACTCGCCGCTTGGGGCACCGGGCAATTTATGGGGATCTACTGCTGTCGTTGACGATCCCATCATCCAGTCCATTGCCTTCAAACACAGGGCTTCTCCAGCTCAg GTTGCTTTGCAATGGGGAATATCGAAAGGCGTAAGCGTGATTGCGAAGAGTTTCAACAAGAACAGGATGAGGGAGAACATGGGTGCTCTTGATCTGGAGCTGGACTGTCGAGATCTCCTCGAGATCGATAAACTAGAggagaggaagatgatgaGAGGAGAGTTCCTTGTGAATGAAACAAGCAGCCCCTACCGGACAATTCAAGATTTATGGGATGGTGAAATATGA
- the LOC116202499 gene encoding uncharacterized protein LOC116202499 isoform X2, protein MQAVQEDTASASASPSSSMLNPSILRLRELKMGKADALSLSPNGSSEDSDGSKRSGGGGDSSFPTVKFSPRNASSKYDFVKVKVWLGDNCDHYYVLSRFLLSRMLTVTKIPNHVAIKIALELKKLLIDNSLLDVSQSDLEANLFKLMERRGYGEEYINRYKMMTRFHHQRVPLIILVCGTACVGKSTIATQLAQRLNLPNVLQTDMVYELLRTSTDAPLSSTPVWARDFSSSEELITEFCRESRVVRKGLAGDLKKAMKDGKPIIIEGIHLDPSIYLMDDENKSPSIIPERIKDTNSLPDTSDNSPPTQTENNPNALRSQSENDCCTVQETSVGVQDVQVNKVSNALESIDLDGRVAESTGGSGTAEDPEKDKSTPSRKENAGAQPVIVPIVLKMAEFDHKALLEEWISTRTFCDNGLTQDKDRLISNLKTIQDYLCSFKSQGMTVVNISATTFPQTLDWLHSYLLQCIEQGISSASSENSAQPQEE, encoded by the exons ATGCAGGCTGTTCAAGAAGATACGGCGTCGGCGTCGGCTTCCCCGTCCTCTTCGATGCTGAACCCATCGATTCTGCGGCTTAGAGAGCTGAAAATGGGGAAAGCCGACGCCCTGTCATTGTCTCCCAACGGGAGCAGCGAGGACAGCGACGGTAGCAAGCGATCAGGAGGCGGAGGTGATTCCTCTTTCCCCACCGTCAAGTTCTCTCCCCGTAATGCTTCCTCCAAGTACGATTTCGTCAAG GTCAAGGTGTGGCTGGGGGATAATTGCGATCACTACTACGTCCTCTCCAGATTTCTCCTCAGCAGGATGCTGACTGTCACAAAG ATCCCCAATCATGTCGCCATTAAAATTGCTCTTGAGCTGAAGAAGCTGCTGATAGACAATAGCCTTCTGGATGT CTCCCAGTCTGACTTGGAAGCAAATCTGTTTAAG CTCATGGAGCGAAGAGGTTATGGAGAAGAGTACATAAATCGTTACAAGATGATGACCAG ATTTCACCATCAAAGAGTTCCTTTGATAATTCTTGTATGTGGAACTGCCTGTGTTGGAAAGTCTACAATTGCGACTCAACTTGCACAGAGACTGAATTTGCCAAATGTCTTGCAG ACGGATATGGTGTATGAACTACTGCGGACATCAACTGA TGCACCCTTGTCTTCCACTCCTGTTTGGGCACGGGACTTCAGCTCCTCTGAGGAGCTGATAACTGAATTTTGTCGAGAATCCAGAGTAGTTCGCAAAG GTCTTGCTGGTGATCTGAAGAAAGCAATGAAAGATGGTAAACCAATTATAATTGAG GGAATACATCTGGATCCAAGCATCTATTTAATGGATGATGAGAACAAATCACCCTCGATTATTCCAGAAAGGATTAAAGACACAAATTCTTTACCTGATACATCTGATAATTCTCCTCCAACTCAAACAGAAAATAATCCAAATGCATTAAGAAGTCAGTCTGAGAATGACTGCTGTACTGTTCAAGAAACCTCGGTGGGGGTCCAGGATGTCCAAGTGAATAAAGTATCCAATGCACTGGAATCTATTGATCTGGATGGAAGGGTTGCTGAAAGTACAG GTGGAAGTGGAACTGCTGAAGACCCAGAGAAGGACAAAAGTACTCCCTCCAGGAAAGAAAATGCTGGTGCTCAGCCAGTAATTGTACCAATAGTTCTAAAGATGGCTGAATTTGATCATAAG GCATTACTGGAGGAATGGATTTCAACTCGCACCTTTTGTGATAATGGTCTTACCCAG GATAAAGATCGGTTAATAAGCAACTTAAAAACTATTCAGGACTATCTGTGCTCTTTTAAGTCACAG GGTATGACAGTGGTAAATATATCAGCAACAACTTTTCCACAGACTTTGGATTGGCTGCACAGCTATCTTCTTCAG TGCATTGAGCAAGGTATTTCGTCAGCATCCAGTGAGAACAGTGCACAACCGCAAGAAGAATAG
- the LOC116202499 gene encoding uncharacterized protein LOC116202499 isoform X1, whose protein sequence is MQAVQEDTASASASPSSSMLNPSILRLRELKMGKADALSLSPNGSSEDSDGSKRSGGGGDSSFPTVKFSPRNASSKYDFVKVKVWLGDNCDHYYVLSRFLLSRMLTVTKIPNHVAIKIALELKKLLIDNSLLDVSQSDLEANLFKLMERRGYGEEYINRYKMMTRFHHQRVPLIILVCGTACVGKSTIATQLAQRLNLPNVLQTDMVYELLRTSTDAPLSSTPVWARDFSSSEELITEFCRESRVVRKGLAGDLKKAMKDGKPIIIEGIHLDPSIYLMDDENKSPSIIPERIKDTNSLPDTSDNSPPTQTENNPNALRSQSENDCCTVQETSVGVQDVQVNKVSNALESIDLDGRVAESTGGSGTAEDPEKDKSTPSRKENAGAQPVIVPIVLKMAEFDHKALLEEWISTRTFCDNGLTQDKDRLISNLKTIQDYLCSFKSQQGMTVVNISATTFPQTLDWLHSYLLQCIEQGISSASSENSAQPQEE, encoded by the exons ATGCAGGCTGTTCAAGAAGATACGGCGTCGGCGTCGGCTTCCCCGTCCTCTTCGATGCTGAACCCATCGATTCTGCGGCTTAGAGAGCTGAAAATGGGGAAAGCCGACGCCCTGTCATTGTCTCCCAACGGGAGCAGCGAGGACAGCGACGGTAGCAAGCGATCAGGAGGCGGAGGTGATTCCTCTTTCCCCACCGTCAAGTTCTCTCCCCGTAATGCTTCCTCCAAGTACGATTTCGTCAAG GTCAAGGTGTGGCTGGGGGATAATTGCGATCACTACTACGTCCTCTCCAGATTTCTCCTCAGCAGGATGCTGACTGTCACAAAG ATCCCCAATCATGTCGCCATTAAAATTGCTCTTGAGCTGAAGAAGCTGCTGATAGACAATAGCCTTCTGGATGT CTCCCAGTCTGACTTGGAAGCAAATCTGTTTAAG CTCATGGAGCGAAGAGGTTATGGAGAAGAGTACATAAATCGTTACAAGATGATGACCAG ATTTCACCATCAAAGAGTTCCTTTGATAATTCTTGTATGTGGAACTGCCTGTGTTGGAAAGTCTACAATTGCGACTCAACTTGCACAGAGACTGAATTTGCCAAATGTCTTGCAG ACGGATATGGTGTATGAACTACTGCGGACATCAACTGA TGCACCCTTGTCTTCCACTCCTGTTTGGGCACGGGACTTCAGCTCCTCTGAGGAGCTGATAACTGAATTTTGTCGAGAATCCAGAGTAGTTCGCAAAG GTCTTGCTGGTGATCTGAAGAAAGCAATGAAAGATGGTAAACCAATTATAATTGAG GGAATACATCTGGATCCAAGCATCTATTTAATGGATGATGAGAACAAATCACCCTCGATTATTCCAGAAAGGATTAAAGACACAAATTCTTTACCTGATACATCTGATAATTCTCCTCCAACTCAAACAGAAAATAATCCAAATGCATTAAGAAGTCAGTCTGAGAATGACTGCTGTACTGTTCAAGAAACCTCGGTGGGGGTCCAGGATGTCCAAGTGAATAAAGTATCCAATGCACTGGAATCTATTGATCTGGATGGAAGGGTTGCTGAAAGTACAG GTGGAAGTGGAACTGCTGAAGACCCAGAGAAGGACAAAAGTACTCCCTCCAGGAAAGAAAATGCTGGTGCTCAGCCAGTAATTGTACCAATAGTTCTAAAGATGGCTGAATTTGATCATAAG GCATTACTGGAGGAATGGATTTCAACTCGCACCTTTTGTGATAATGGTCTTACCCAG GATAAAGATCGGTTAATAAGCAACTTAAAAACTATTCAGGACTATCTGTGCTCTTTTAAGTCACAG CAGGGTATGACAGTGGTAAATATATCAGCAACAACTTTTCCACAGACTTTGGATTGGCTGCACAGCTATCTTCTTCAG TGCATTGAGCAAGGTATTTCGTCAGCATCCAGTGAGAACAGTGCACAACCGCAAGAAGAATAG
- the LOC116202500 gene encoding F-box protein At5g51380-like, translating into MPFRPQKTSPNPNPSPAPSPNKRRTTSWSDLWVKSPKSLNQVLFTMQLQSLPKDPKSQTLAPNFSNVDRTLLLPDDTLLRILSKLPDSQRLSNSLVCKRWLSLQGRLFSSLKVLDWGFIESGRLIERFPNLTHVDLSRACIISPQNSSILLHHGNISMHLSTGFSPICRILDENLLSVDVVDRGLRLLAGGCPNLCKLVVIGASEMGLMSVAEECLTLQELELHRCNDNVLRGIAGCRNLQILKLVGCVEGLYSELVSDIGLTILAQGCKRLVRLELSGCEGSFDGIKAIGQCCQMLEELTLCDHRMDGGWLAGLSYCENLKTLKLQACRAIDSNPGPDEYLGSCPALESLHLEKCQLRDKQSVRAMFLVCQAVKDVVIQDCWGLEDEIFSLAIFCRRVRFVSLEGCSLLTTQGLESVVISWKELQSLRVMSCKSIKDSEISPDLATLFSVLKDLKWRPDTKSLLAASLAGTGMGRKGGRFFKRT; encoded by the exons ATGCCGTTTCGACCGCAGAAGACGAGCCCTAACCCTAACCCCAGCCCCGCCCCCAGCCCCAACAAGAGGAGGACAACTAGCTGGTCGGACCTGTGGGTGAAGAGCCCCAAATCCCTGAACCAGGTCCTCTTCACTATGCAGCTTCAGTCCCTCCCCAAAGACCCCAAATCTCAAACCCTAGCCCCCAATTTCTCCAACGTCGACCGCACCCTCCTCCTTCCCGACGACACCCTCCTCAGGATCCTCTCCAAGCTCCCCGACTCCCAGCGCCTCTCCAACTCCCTCGTCTGCAAGCGCTGGCTCAGTCTCCAGGGCCGCCTCTTCAGCTCCCTCAAAGTCCTCGACTGGGGCTTCATCGAGTCCGGCCGATTGATCGAACGGTTCCCCAACCTCACCCACGTCGATTTGAGCCGCGCCTGCATCATCTCCCCGCAGAACTCTAGCATTCTGCTGCACCATGGGAACATATCCATGCACCTGAGTACCGGCTTCTCTCCAATCTGTCGCATCCTCGATGAGAACTTGTTGTCTGTCGATGTTGTTGACAGGGGGCTCAGGTTGCTCGCTGGTGGCTGCCCGAATCTCTGTAAGCTCGTTGTGATCGGGGCAAGCGAGATGGGGCTGATGAGTGTCGCCGAGGAGTGCTTGACCCTGCAGGAATTGGAGCTTCACAGGTGTAATGATAACGTTCTCAGAGGCATTGCGGGCTGCAGGAACCTGCAAATCTTGAAATTGGTTGGGTGTGTGGAGGGCTTGTATTCAGAACTAGTATCTGATATCGGACTTACGATACTGGCGCAGGGCTGTAAGAGGCTAGTCAGGCTCGAGCTCAGTGGGTGTGAGGGCAGCTTTGATGGGATTAAAGCCATCGGGCAGTGCTGCCAGATGCTGGAGGAGTTGACCCTCTGCGATCACAGGATGGACGGCGGATGGTTAGCCGGGCTGTCCTATTGCGAGAATTTGAAAACTCTGAAGCTTCAGGCTTGTCGAGCCATCGACTCCAACCCAGGGCCTGATGAGTACCTGGGTTCTTGTCCGGCGCTCGAGAGCCTGCATTTGGAGAAGTGTCAGTTACGGGATAAACAGAGTGTAAGAGCGATGTTCTTGGTCTGCCAGGCCGTGAAGGATGTTGTGATTCAAGATTGTTGGGGTTTGGAGGATGAGATCTTCAGCTTGGCGATTTTCTGCAG GCGGGTGAGGTTTGTTTcgttggaaggatgctcgttGCTCACGACTCAAGGTCTCGAGTCGGTCGTTATATCATGGAAGGAGCTCCAGAGTCTCCGGGTGATGTCATGTAAGAGCATAAAGGACAGTGAGATCTCTCCTGATCTCGCAACTCTGTTTTCGGTTCTTAAAGATCTGAAGTGGAGACCGGacacaaaatcccttcttgctGCAAGTCTGGCAGGAACTGGGATGGGAAGGAAGGGTGGAAGGTTCTTCAAGAGGACGTGA